In the Pogoniulus pusillus isolate bPogPus1 chromosome 4, bPogPus1.pri, whole genome shotgun sequence genome, one interval contains:
- the LOC135174934 gene encoding atherin-like, translating to MEGGGRGAAPHTAAGLSPRAGREAPARLASPRLPSADKDPVTFSRSLGGSGGPSAPSPGQEHPRCTSVGRPRLYRTASIARVSARGQRGPSLRSCAALGRSHAPARDALTLLSPLLPPFPRPAGPQHPAPARPLPRCEAGAGEDEEEEGKGGGEGGGERREEGSERQLALGHVKQMNPARACQHLGSPLGAG from the coding sequence ATGGAGGGAGGGGGGCGTGGAGCAGCCCCGCACACTGCGGCTGGGCTTTCCCCGCGGGCTGGAAGGGAAGCCCCGGcccgcctcgcctcgcctcgcctccccTCCGCAGACAAAGACCCCGTTACCTTCTCCCGCTCCCTCGGCGGCTCCGGCGGCCCCTCAGCTCCAAGCCCGGGACAAGAGCATCCCCGCTGCACCAGCGTCGGCAGGCCGCGGCTCTACCGCACCGCATCCATTGCCCGCGTCTCGGCGCGGGGCCAGCGCGGCCCTTCCCTCCGCTCCTGCGCGGCCTTAGGGCGGTCCCATGCTCCGGCCCGGGATGCTCTaaccctcctttccccccttcttcctccctttccccgCCCTGCCGGCCCGCAGCACCCGGCTCCTGCGCGGCCGCTGCCGCGCTgcgaggctggagctggggaggacgaggaggaggaggggaagggaggaggagaaggagggggagaaagaagggaggagggCAGCGAGCGGCAGTTGGCGCTGGGTCATGTGAAACAGATGAACCCGGCTCGGGCCTGCCAACATCTGGGCTCGCCCTTGGGAGCAGGATGA